From a single Thermothielavioides terrestris NRRL 8126 chromosome 1, complete sequence genomic region:
- a CDS encoding glycoside hydrolase family 11 protein (CAZy_ID 269896) codes for MVHFSILALATSLLVPGVLTAPAAEPAVAIQRRFDGTAFNNWSEGGSNIRCVNGPGGSFTANWNSKGGFVCGKGWNGQGARSITFTGTYNATGPGYLSIYGWTTNPLIEYYIVENHADLAPNEPWTLKGNVTSDGGTYDIYTATRINQPSIVGTATFQQFWSVRREKRTGGTVTTPTHFAAWKALGMNLGTYNSVIVAVEGYTAKGGSGSSGSASITVQ; via the exons ATGGTCCACTTCTCGATTCTTGCCCTGGCGACAAGCCTCCTGGTGCCAGGTGTGCTTACCGCACCTGCTGCCGAGCCTGCAGTCGCTATCCAGCGACGCTTCGACGGAACCGCCTTCAACAATTGGTCGGAAGGCGGCAGCAACATCCGATGTGTCAACGGCCCCGGCGGGTCTTTCACCGCAAACTGGAACAGCAAGGGCGGTTTCGTCTGTGGTAAAGGGTGGAACGGGCAAGGCGCGAG GAGCATCACGTTCACCGGCACCTACAACGCCACGGGCCCGGGCTACCTGTCCATCTACGGCTGGACGACGAACCCGCTGATCGAGTACTACATCGTCGAGAACCACGCGGACCTCGCGCCGAACGAGCCGTGGACGCTCAAGGGCAACGTCACGTCGGACGGCGGCACGTACGACATCTACACGGCCACGCGCATCAACCAGCCGTCCATCGTGGGCACCGCCACATTCCAGCAGTTCTGGTCCGTCCGGCGGGAGAAGCgcaccggcggcaccgtgACCACGCCCACCCACTTCGCCGCCTGGAAGGCCCTGGGCATGAATCTGGGCACCTACAACTccgtcatcgtcgccgtcgagggctACACCGCCAAGGGCGGctcgggcagcagcggctctGCCAGCATCACGGTGCAATAA